The proteins below come from a single ANME-2 cluster archaeon genomic window:
- a CDS encoding glycosyltransferase family 4 protein — MNKSLNTTFIGSYVPRKCGIATFTNDLYNTIVTESKSDGHRVIAMNNIPEGYNYPEEVAFEIQRNHLPDYQRAADFINLSNTDIVSLQHEFGLYGGLAGDYLFSLLSRVKKPIITTLHTIIREPNPDYRRSMEELIRYSHKLVVMTEMSRKILKDVYGVPEEKIELIYHGVPDVSFIYDNRYKKIRNLDGRIVILTFGLLNPGKGIEVLLDALVPVVEKYPNITYIILGATHPEVKKSQGEKYRLSLERKVQDMGLVNNVIFHNRYVTLDELCDYIISSDIYVSPYLNREQIVSGALTYALGMGKAIISTPYWHAQEVLSDGRGLLVDFGDVEALSQALLSFMNDPATCQLMRKKAYKFGRQMIWKEVGRHYVKLFNDVFELWEMDVAETGLESPTFFHATLPEIKLNHLYLLSDDVGIFQHTKFGIPDRNHGYSTDDVGRGLAVLTNDQIPNQDILPLMTTYLSFLHYAQTENGHFHNFMNYDRSFMDEQGSEDTLGRAIFGLGHVVRWAPTEGMRALAHSMIEKSEPMLENLNAPRAKAYTICGLCVALKRYEERQYNDTDQIKSILIKLSDELIALYNENQTEDWNWFEPIVAYGNAIICEALLCAFQAIHDPIYKKVGLTTLEFLTDIQREGTFFDMVGNEGWHTSNKEKAVFGQQPIEAGYLTMAYVTAYEITGDKRYLHNAYYAFEWFLGRNLLGLPLYDFHTGAVADGFDSHGINDNQGAESLVCFLMALLSLNRY; from the coding sequence ATGAATAAATCATTGAATACCACATTTATTGGAAGTTACGTCCCAAGAAAATGTGGAATCGCTACATTTACGAATGATTTATATAATACCATTGTCACGGAGTCCAAATCTGATGGTCATCGTGTTATTGCAATGAACAATATCCCTGAGGGTTATAATTATCCAGAAGAGGTAGCCTTTGAGATACAGCGAAACCACCTTCCTGATTATCAACGTGCTGCTGATTTCATAAACCTTTCCAATACTGACATTGTCAGTCTGCAGCATGAATTCGGACTTTATGGTGGACTAGCTGGAGATTATCTCTTTTCTCTTTTGAGTCGCGTAAAAAAACCCATCATCACTACCCTGCATACGATCATAAGGGAACCAAACCCTGATTATCGAAGATCTATGGAAGAACTGATTCGTTATTCCCATAAGCTGGTAGTAATGACTGAGATGAGCAGAAAAATTTTGAAAGATGTCTATGGAGTTCCTGAGGAAAAGATAGAGTTGATCTATCATGGTGTTCCGGATGTTTCTTTTATTTATGATAATCGATATAAGAAAATACGCAACCTGGATGGGAGAATAGTCATCTTAACTTTTGGTTTATTAAATCCGGGTAAAGGTATTGAAGTTCTACTTGATGCCCTTGTACCAGTTGTAGAAAAATATCCGAATATTACCTATATCATATTAGGTGCAACCCATCCTGAAGTGAAAAAATCGCAGGGGGAGAAATACCGGCTTTCCCTTGAACGCAAAGTACAGGATATGGGATTAGTAAATAACGTCATTTTTCACAATAGATATGTGACCCTTGATGAACTTTGTGACTATATTATATCCAGTGATATTTATGTTTCCCCCTATCTTAATAGAGAACAGATTGTCAGTGGGGCCTTAACGTATGCCCTTGGTATGGGCAAGGCGATTATTTCAACCCCATATTGGCATGCCCAGGAAGTATTGTCGGATGGGCGAGGTTTATTGGTTGATTTTGGGGATGTAGAGGCCTTAAGTCAGGCATTACTCTCTTTTATGAACGATCCTGCTACATGTCAACTGATGCGTAAAAAGGCATATAAATTTGGCAGACAGATGATCTGGAAAGAAGTCGGACGACATTATGTTAAACTTTTTAACGATGTATTTGAGCTGTGGGAAATGGATGTGGCTGAAACGGGACTTGAAAGTCCTACCTTTTTCCATGCCACTTTACCTGAAATCAAACTAAACCACTTATATTTACTTTCTGATGATGTAGGGATTTTTCAACATACAAAATTCGGGATTCCAGATCGCAATCATGGTTATTCTACAGATGATGTGGGTCGAGGGCTGGCTGTATTGACCAATGACCAAATACCAAATCAAGATATCCTTCCGTTAATGACCACTTACCTCAGTTTTTTACATTATGCCCAGACCGAGAATGGTCATTTTCATAATTTTATGAATTATGATCGGAGCTTTATGGATGAACAGGGAAGTGAAGATACATTAGGTCGTGCAATATTTGGACTGGGCCATGTAGTTCGTTGGGCGCCTACAGAGGGAATGCGAGCCCTGGCTCATAGCATGATTGAAAAATCTGAACCCATGTTAGAAAACCTCAATGCCCCCAGGGCAAAAGCCTATACCATTTGCGGATTGTGTGTGGCCCTGAAACGATATGAAGAGAGGCAATATAATGATACTGACCAAATTAAAAGCATATTAATCAAGTTATCTGATGAGTTGATAGCATTATATAATGAAAATCAGACTGAAGACTGGAATTGGTTTGAACCAATAGTGGCGTATGGAAATGCAATAATATGTGAAGCCTTGTTATGTGCATTTCAAGCCATCCATGATCCGATATATAAAAAAGTTGGACTCACCACTCTGGAATTTCTCACTGATATCCAGCGGGAGGGCACATTTTTTGACATGGTGGGGAATGAAGGATGGCATACCAGTAACAAGGAGAAGGCAGTGTTTGGTCAGCAACCCATCGAAGCAGGCTATCTTACCATGGCTTATGTCACCGCATATGAGATAACTGGTGATAAACGATACTTGCATAATGCTTACTATGCATTTGAATGGTTCCTGGGCCGAAATCTTTTAGGACTCCCTTTATATGATTTTCATACAGGTGCTGTGGCAGACGGTTTTGACTCCCACGGAATTAATGATAATCAGGGTGCAGAATCTTTAGTATGTTTCCTCATGGCTTTGCTTTCTTTGAACAGATATTAA